The following nucleotide sequence is from Apodemus sylvaticus chromosome 2, mApoSyl1.1, whole genome shotgun sequence.
AGGGACACTTATGACCCTCAGCTACTATTATCTGTAGTATATATTATAGTAAAGGACTCAGAGTCCTTTCTTCCCCACACGGTAGGATCTTGGCAGACACAATCTTGCACAGGTCTTGTGCCAGTAATCTCAACAAGTACGGGATCAACGGTGAAACTGCACTGTCATGTTCGAAAGACAACATCGACCCTACTTCACCCCTTGCTCCCGCTCTTACGTTACTGTGGCCTGTTATTTCAGCACTTTGAaaaaacatgtatgtgtgcatcacctgtttttttttttttttaaatatcttctgAAATTTCTACCAAGTTGTCCCATCCAGTTTATAAAGCTGCAAAAGCGGAGAGGGGACAtgtagagaaaacaaatgctaaaaATCGGTGTGCAGAACTAAAGTCTGAAAATTCAATTTGTGTGTGAGTAGTTTGCATTCTACTGATGATATGtggggtttggttttgtcttcatAGAAGGATCATACCTTTAGTCCACTCCTTCATACACGTAGCTAGCAATGTGATTCCTGTACTCAGTGTGTCCTTCTCCCTCAAAAAAGTAGCAGCGGATGAAATTTTGGCAGTAGGtatcagtgaaaaaaaaatcctcagataaTAATTTCAAGTTGTGAAACTGTAAAATATGTTCGTTTGAAATTGGCAAGGCAAAACTATTCTCTGGTAAAGATTAATTGTAAgacataataatataaaaaagccTGATGTCTTAGGAGGCACAATGGAGCCCTAAATAGATGGAGCAAAACGTCAGTAGCTGAGTGATGAATTTGGATTAGATTTCTACATACTCTAAATACCATGGTACCGATGGCAGAAGAATTTAGTAGGAATGGTCATATTGGTGTACAGTGCCTCAGATGCACTTCAAACAGAACAGTTTCACATAAAACAAatgtgcaaaaaataaaataaaataaagaaaactgaaaatattccTCAAAGAGAGACATGCACGAAAGGCCAAAATTATTCATTAAAGACAGAAGACTTCAAAATGaaattcatactcatcaaagttGGCCAGCTCTCTGGCTTATGTTCTCCCACTGCTAACAGTCTTTCTTTCTAGTCCAGTCTGGCTTTCCAGATGATCTCTTTGACGTAGAGTCTCACTTTCTCACAGGTTGGTCTAGACTCAttttgtagactagactggcctcaacctCCTGGGAATCTTCCTGTTGCTGGATCCTTAGTATTAAGgtggtagcttttttttttttttattttgatgattaCCATTATTTCTGACAACTTGccatggtttcttttcttttcttttttttctttctttcttttttttttctttttggttttttggatttggttttttcgagacagggtttctctgtgtaaccctggctgtcctgtaactcactctgtagaccaggctggcctcgaactcagaaatccgcctgcctctgccttccagagtgctgggattacaggcgtgcgccaccaccgcccggctccatgGTTTCTTTACATTATATCCAGTTGTGTAAAAACTGTTAGACTTGctttacacatttttattttccaactTTAAGTCTACAAAAATTCATTACAAGTAGCTTTTGTTTGTAAATACTGTATGTGTATTGAATCTTTGTcagtacatataaaaataatctttggGATTTTGGCTCCTTGGTCCACATGGTAATTGGTAACTCATAGTAGTTTTGTTTCGTCTCATTAACTTGGGCTGTCATGGTATTTCAGGTTGTAGTTATAAAGCTAGCTACAGATGATTATCAATCATAGTGACATACATTCATACAAATTCATTTTTTGACAGGCTATTTGACATAGATCATTACtatgtagacttggctgtccttgaacccactatgtagaccaggatagcctcaaactcactgacatccacctgcctttgtctcccagtgTTTGGAATTACACACTATAGTTCGCTTTTTGACTAATCATTGCTTAGTGCAGCTGTCATGAGTATACCTGAAAGTTTGGGATTGCAAGAATGTAATTACTTGTTTATTGTACGAGATGGTATATGAAATATTGCCATACTTTTACTCAATACTCGAATAAATCTTCCTTAACAGGTAAGTTTTAAAATTTGGGCTGGGTGTGATGGCATACAACTTGAATCCCACCCATCACTCCAGCTGCAGAGGCTGGTGGACCTCTGTGAGCATGAGGTCAGGCCTGCCAGAGCTGTATCTCAAAAAAGAttaacatcattttttttaataacactTTGCCTCTGATCTTTATTTAAGGATTTTGATCTTTTAGGATTTCCATATTTGAGATTTAGAGTCTTCATTATTAAGTCCCACTTGCCCACTGACAGATAACATCTTGGAATTCTGGAGTCTGTTGTTCATGTATTTTCACTTCCATAAACAAGGTTGGTTGCACCAACTGCACAGGATATACTTGCTGATACATGGGCGGGAGATAGACTGACTGGAAGTCGTTGGGATACATGCTTGTCCCCAGTGGAATAAGGCTGGAGGTACCATAGCATTGTGGGTTTGGCCTTTAAAGGCACCTGTCCAATATAGCTTGAGGCCATTCTCTGGGAATCATGGGCATGGACCTGGCCAGTGTCCATCTTCCTGGCCAGTATTAAATAAAGCGTTCTGTAAGTGGATAATTGTGGAACTGGTCTCTCTCCTAGAGATAGTTAGGTTTAACAATGGCCTGAAGTCACTCCAATAAATCAAGAACTAGCACACAAGACAGGCTTAGAAATGAGTGGCCAAAGTTCCTGTTGTACACACTACTGTCAGAAATACTGAGGCTCTTACCGACAACAGTGGCAATAAAAGTGCAGCATTACAAGATTTTGTGACTGatatgaggcaggaggattctggtATATAGTGGTGTCCATCCTATATAGGCACTGCACAGACTTCCTGCTAGGCACTTCCTACATAGGCAGGTGGCAGAGTCATCCGTGGGAAGAAGTAATGAGTTTAGTAATGGGCTTTACTGACGGGCTATGATAAAATATGAGCTCTCTAGGGAGAATTATCTAGACGGCGGCTGGACCCTCTTACTCATTCCTAGAGGTTCTTGCAGTTTTGCCAATCACTGCACTATCACCTCCAAACTTATCCAAAAAACCTAGCTCTTAACCTtggttgaataaataaatgtagcttTTAAAGGTCTGGAAGGAGCGTTAATTTGGAAGCATGTCACCAGAGATGGCTTTATCTGATGTCAGATCTCTTGCTTCAGATCCAGCTATCAGAACAGGGGTTTGGGGACACCTGCCTCAGTTTACTTATGACCTATATTTATTTTGGAAGACTCGTTTTGGTACAACAGGACACTAAACAGCTATCACTTGCTAGCAATGTGGCCCTACACGAACAACCTGTCAAACAGATTGTAAGTGGTCAGTACAGGTGATCCTACGGTCTCACCCTCCAGGTTGCATCTGCAGGACTGTATTTCCCCACAATTCTTGGTGCAGGGCTCTAGAAGGGCTGGACTCACGGAATACACGGAGGAGACACCTCGGTTGAATAGCGTGGAGGCCGGCGCCCCACTGAGGGGGCGGTGCCCGGACCGCCAGCTCGGCTGACGCCACATAGGCCGAGATCACCTCAGCAGCGCGCGGTGCAATCACAGAGCGCCTTCGCCTCTGCCGCTGGCCGCCACCACGCGGATCCTGAGATCCCTCCGCCAGGCCCGCCCGTGCCCGTTCCCGGAGCCGTGCTCGTCAGGCACGCGGGTCCTCGTGGTCTGCGGCTCTCACGGTGTGGTCATTTCCGGAACCATCACTTTCTTCGCCGTGTCCAAGTGCCACGGTAGAGCCCGCATCCCCAGGTCCCTTCCGTGGCGCAAGGATCCCCGCACCTAACTGGGGGAGTGACCACCAGAAGGCCCCGCCCCATCTGTGACGTCCTGGTGGCGCGCGGGCGGGCTGTGGGTGTGGGAGGAGCCCGGACCAGACGACACCCCGAGGCCGGGGCAGCCTCCCGACGCCTACCTGCCGGCTTCTCCTGCCCCATCTTTCTCGAGGAGCGGTAGCGACCTCGGCCTCCAGCCTACCGGGCGGATCGAAGCGACGGTCGGGATGGTACTGCTGGGCTTGCTGCAGTCAGGCGGCTCGGTGCTCGGGCAGGCGATGGAGCAGGTGACTGGAGGCAACTTGCTTTCCACGCTGCTCATCGCCTGCGCCTTCACGCTCAGCCTCGTCTACCTGTTCCGTCTCGCAGTGGGCCACATGGTCCAGCTGCCGGCTGGAGCGGTACGTGCACCCAGGGGTCCTCGGTGTGTGCGCCGGCTAAGCGGGCGGGCTCGGGGGCGCTAGCGGTGGCGGGCGCGCGGGAGGGCTTGGGTGGCTGCAGACGCCAGTGCTGCAGGTCAACCTGATCTTTGCTGTCGCGGTGGTTCTTCCGGTCTCGTTGCTGGAATCAGAACTCCGGAGCAGTGCTGGCCTTCCCAGTTTCTGCTGGGACAGCGACTTTGAACTTCTGGCTAGGATCGTGCTTCGCAGCGTTTGTAGTCAGTGATGGATGTGCAGACTGGTGGCTTTCCTGGGTGGACTTGGCTAGTCAGATTGCCTTGGCCATCCATGACTGTGAGTGCGGAGCACTAGACTGACTTTGCTGTTGGTTGGCAGAGGTGTTTGGGCTCTTTGTGAGGGCCTTGATGGCAAGCTAGGGGCAGCTGCGTCCCCGGTGGCCATCACTCTCGAGACTGCCTTGTGTGTTTAGTATACTGTTGGCTATTGGGCATAATGATGATTAATATCAGTGTCAGGGAAATTGCAGACAGTTCATAAGTTCATAAGTGACTTAAGAGTGTGGTAAGCGCTTTCCTGTGATACTGTTAAAATACCAGTTTCTCTAGCTTAGCGCTACACCAAACCACTAGTTTCAAGCCTTCCAATTATATTTGATGGATACCCTTGTGATCAACATTCCGTAGCTTTGAAAAACCATCCCTTTAAAACTGACAATGAATGTAAAAACTTAACTGCACTGTACCCAGCATTAAGTTCCAACCAAGTTGCTTTAAAAATAACCTCTGAGCCCAAGCAATGGCTAGGCAGTTACTGTTTCTTACTTTTATTagatacaacattttaaaagattattatcatcatcattttgaGATATTTATTATATGGCCCAGGGTGGCTgtagaacttgttatgtagccaaggctCACCCTGGCACATCTTCCAGCCTTGGGTGTGCATTCTGTACCCAGCTTTTATGGGTCTTTGAGGAGATAGCATTTGTCACTAGAAAGACAAAGGTCTCTTATGCTGAAGTGCTGTGAGGTTTTAGATTAGAGGAACATCACCCATTTTCATCGTTGCAGGTTTATCTTCAGTCTTGCAATGTGTTGGTCTCATTTTGTAGCTTCTAAAGCCCCTTTAAGTCAACTACAGAAGTCCTGTAGGAGAGGGTCCATTCTCGTTAATAATGGTGGATCTAGTTATTTGCATCAGAGACACAAGGCATGCTGGCTTTCCCCCTGGAAAttcaggaaatattttctttctttctttttctttttcttttctttctttctttctttttttttttgtgggttacTGTTTGGCTTTTCTGTTCTAGAAAATATCAGGCAAGACTCTGAAGGGAAAGGTAGTAGACTGCAGAAACCACAAAACTGTAGTCAACTCTCCTGTTTGTTTGCTCCACTAATGGCTAGAAAAGTTCCCTGAAACCTCCAATACTATTGGATGTCTTCGTCGTTGGCATTTCCCAGTGTTTAAAACTGCAGTGCCTTCCTATCTAGTCATTTCTATTTTGAGTTTGTTCTTTTGGGCTATACCTTCTCTAAATatattgtgtgattttttttttaaagaacattattCTTAAGCAAGGTATCAAATGAAACtttccatttaaataaaatgaaaactaaaattttCGTTTTCCTTTTGCAGAAAAGTCCGCCATATATTTACTCTCCAATTCCATTCCTGGGCCATGCAATAGCATTTGGGAAAAGTCCAATTGAGTTCCTGGAAAATGCATATGAGAAGGTACGTCTTCTAAATAGTGAGGGGCAGAAAATGTAGTGTAGAAAAGTGCTTTTCTTTAAttagaaagacatttttaaaaagattgtgcCCTCCTTGCTTATTGTCAGTATtggaaacataaaatgaaaagacttagttgatcctctgcaagaaaagATGCAGAGGCATACACCGGTTGTTAAACCCTACTTCTCCTGATTTGCTTGTGCAAATACTTAAATTGTAGTGATTCTTTGATGTCATTCGTGGGTTCTGGTGATCAAATTCAGATGTCCAGACTTGACGGCAAGTGACTTTACCTGCCTGGCCATCCCACCAGCCCATTAAATTAGTTTctaacaaaagggaaaaaagcaTATTCTTATAAATGTTGATTAAAGAATTCAATATAGCCAGTATAGAACAAAACAATACTTAAAAAGGTATgtatctaatacatacatacatatatatatgtatatatatatatatatataaacaatactTAAAAAGGGATATATCTAATACTTATATATAAACAATACTTAAAAGTGTATATCTAATCCTGAGAGCAATGGACTGAAGCTAGCAGTGACTTTTAATGAGAGGATACATCAGAGATCTGATGGTTTGCAaggcagaaaatattttcaggatAAGCagtgaaaaagaagaaatcatcCTATTTATACTGCTTTTGTGATGAAGACAGGAGGTAGAATATGGCCAGATGAAAACAACTGCTTCAGAGTTTATGAGTATTTGGAACTTTTCAGGAAAGTATTATCCTGTGATGTAAGAAATGTCTTTGTAACACAACTGTGGGTCTTCTTCTCTTTAGTATGGACCTGTGTTTAGCTTTACCATGGTGGGCAAGACCTTCACTTACCTTCTGGGGAGCGACGCAGCCGCGCTGCTCTTCAATAGTAAAAATGAAGATCTAAATGCAGAAGACGTCTACGGTCGGCTGACAACACCCGTGTTTGGGAAGGGAGTTGCATATGATGTGCCAAATGCAGTAGGTGGCTCTTCTGTCCTGGCTAAGAGACAAATCTAGACTATAGTAGTTCCAGCTAGTTGTGCATAATGAAGAATTAATTTATCCCCTACCTTAAGAAGCCTGACAGTTTGTGACACTTAAAAAGAAACCATGGGCAGCTGTTTAAgggatgggtgttttgttttatattggtTGGCAAGGCTTATTCATATCTTATTCGTTCAAGTGTTATGGATGGAATATAGATTAGGTAATAGACTCAGGTGCCTGGTTAACTCTGGTAAGGGCCATAATAGACACAGCCCACACTATGATAAGGGTCAATATTAATATTTCTGGGGAGATAAATGTGTCTCCCTTTGCATTCAAAAACAATAGCTAATCAAATTTTTTTGTTCAGATTCATCTCTATTATCTTAAACATGTTTTAGTAGACTTCAAACGTTAATGTCTCAAAGGGTTGTTAGCTACCTTAACAGACAAGGTCTTAGTCAGGCTGTTCTAGACTTCTGGAAGACGGTGTCAGCGATGAATGGTATTAGATGCAGAATGAGAAGATATGAAGGAGGATAAAATAACAGTGGAGGAGAGGGGACTTTGGGAAGCGTGTGTTGACTGGATTGGTTTGGAGGGTTGGAAGATagcaggagggggaagggggtccCTGAGGAGAGTGGTGGGGTATTAGGTGAGAGGTGGGGTTCCTGACTCACTCTCTAGCACCCAGGGGGAGGGCCCTTCTTTAACTGTGTTCTTTCAGATGCATGGCCTGGGTGCCACACATGGGTAGTTGGTAAAAATCctgttactgtttttattttcaaatgtaagaacattgtttcctttgttttgcaGTCAGGATAACATGATGTATCTCAGAATAAAATAAAGGTGTCTTTTAGTGTTGTAtaccctttattttttttttttgaaggtttTCTTGGaacagaagaaaatgttaaaaagtgGCCTTAACATAGCCCACTTTAAGCAGTATGTCCCTATCATtgaaaaagaagcaaaggaatACTTTGAAAGTTGGGGAGAAAGCGGAGAAAGAAGTAAGCAAAATGTGTTACATTCATCTCATTGTTAACTGTCTATGTACAGAACAAAATACAGTCTGTGCAGAAGGGCCTTGTCTCTAATGAGAGGGAGATGCTGACTGCTATGCAGTTGTAATGGCAAACCTGGCCTTTATAGAGCACTTGTAAGTATTCTCTTCAGAGAGGCAGTTGACATGTCTATGCCAGGAGCAATATCTGCTTCTGGGCCAATAGGATCTTAGGCAGCAGGTTGTCACCTTCCGAGACTGGCCATCATCAGCTCCTGTAAAAGGTGTAGACACTTTATTTTTAGAACACCCAAAGCTGATGTGTGATGTGTTTTGTAGTCTCAAGAgaagctgatatatatatatatatatatatatatatatatatatatatataatacctgGTAATTAACTTACTTGTGAAGGGTCTTGCTGTGCAGTTAGGGCTCTTCCTGCTCCTGCACCCTGCATTCTGGGGTTACAGACACAATTTCACCTAGAATGACAAATAATTGTGGCACATGCCACAATTCTAGCGATggagaaatggaggcagaaaggattaCAAGTTCTCCTGCGCTACATAGCACAACCCATGTCAAACCAAAAGTCTAAAACAAAACTCTGAAGCACCAAGAGGATCAGGGTGCTTCCAAAGTAGGAAGCCAGATGTGACAGAGTTAAAAAACAGAACTAGGTGCTTCTTGACACTTTAAAGTACCACCCAGTGGGCCTAGTCGATGCTGGTCTCCTGTACTGGGTTGGATAATGGTGGTTATAGTACACACAGAGACTGTTTATGCCTCTGGTTTTTGGgacctgatatatatatatatatatatatatatatatatatatatatatatatatatcatatatggatatatatgatatatatatatatatgtggataaCTTTTCATCATAATTTCCTTATatattcaagaaaagaaaatttaaaagctttTTGGAGATAGTATTGAGAATGATCTTTTCTTCCCCTTAGATGTGTTTGAAGCACTGTCTGAGCTCATAATTTTAACAGCTAGCCATTGTCTACACGGAAAGGAAATTAGAAGTCAACTCAATGAGAAGGTGGCTCAGCTGTACGCAGACCTGGACGGAGGTTTCAGCCACGCTGCCTGGCTGCTGCCCGGTTGGCTGCCTCTGCCGAGTTTCAGGTATGTATGGATAAGGACGGCATTGCAGTCACTGTCCTGTTTGTGTGCTTTCTAATGGGGCACATCAGGAGCTTCCGTTTTATAAGAATTCAGGACTGGCTTTCTTTATTTAGTAAGCTCATTTAATTTTATAGATAAGGTAGTTAGTTCGTGGTCTGAGTGAgaactttggtttctttaaaaacacagaaatagagTTTGTGttttaaccccaggtgtgggatatggggcggGCTCTCAGCAGCTGACTGATCTGCCTCGCGATCTAGAAGGTGGGTGGTTTTGACAGCTGCAGATTCTGCGAATGTGTGATGCTTGCTAttttggggacttttcagaggatatataaatgtTAGAGCCCCAATAGAAggggctggttggctggttggttggttgctgttggaTGCAATTGGTTGTAGTTTGTCAAATAATTGTGCGGAAAGAGACAAAGAATTAGATACACTGACAGCAAAGATCAaatttgccccaaggaactcagtgCCCCTATTCAGCTTGAAGTAGTCTAACTAATATCATTGCTCCGTTTCccctctgtcctttcttctctcctccctagTGTTAGGAGGTTGAAAGTAGAGGAAGCTGGGAGTAGAGGGGTGGAGAAGAGTCAAAGAGAAAAGACTGTAAAAAGTAACTTAAAATCGGGCTACAGTGTCTACTGCAATATTTTCCTTGCTAATACAGTCTTGGTATTCTAAGGAGTCTCTAATCTGTACTGAGATACCATGTTTTCAAAGCCCTCATTTGAAAGTCTTCTATGACTTTCTTAGAACCTATATTGTGACCGTTCTTTTgaatgtttttacttttatttgactTTGTTTGACTCCTTACCAACTGTACTGTAGTTTCCATAAGGACAGGGACTGTCTCTAATGCCAAGGACCGTAACTTTAGGACTTGGTGTGTAGCTCAGGCCCTGATATCTGCAGGCAGTCTCTGCCCTTGCTGGAGTGTCTGTTTAGGTGAGAGATGGGGTTTATACTATTGATCTTTGTCCTTTTGAGGTCTGCACCCTCTATTTAGCTGCCAAAGAAAAGCTATTACAGGGAAAGACCAAGCCCACAGGGGAAGTCGTCACATTTCTGAAAAACAAATGCTTCTATGTGTATTGTGCTggcacaccccacacacactgcTCCTCGCCCCTAGGTTCCCATCCGCGTACTTCCGTCTTATTTCTCCCTCCTAGGTCCCCTGGAGCTTGATGTAATAAATAGCTCACTCTTGGCCTGCTTTACGCAGACCAACTGACTTAGTGAAATTATCCATTGCACATTTTACTTTGGTTGCTAGGGCCTTGGGCATACTAAGCACGTGTTCTACCACCACGTTGCACCCCGACGGCTCACCCGCATAAGCAAGCCTTGCCCCTCATCCCTGTCTTCTGCTTACAGGGAGATGCTTGAAGCGGCCTCGctttctgtgtgttctctctcatATTTTCGGTGGTAGCTGTAAATGAAGTAAGGCAGTTTTTAATAGAGAGCTTGATTATAGAATGGGCTTTTAGaagtgaatattctttttttttaaacataaagcttaatttgatttttaagtcTCTTGCCTACCTACACCCctgccccgtgtgtgtgtgtatgtgtgtgtgtgtgtgtgtgtgtgtgtaagtactcCTGCATATGAGTGCTTGTATTTGACGAGGCTAGAAGGCTAGAGGCAGCGGCTCCTGGGGCTGTTTGCGCTGCCAGATGTGGGCTCTGGAAATTCGGCTCTCATCCCTGTAGGAGCAGTCAGAGTTCTGAGCTACTGAACCGTCCTCTCAGCCTGAGGTCGCTTGGTTTTAGATTCTAGCTGCGGCTCACACCCTTTGTGGATCGTGTATAGCTGCTGATGACCTGAAGGCAGAGGGGAGCCTCACAGCTCTTAGTAAACAGTGAGTACCCCGACCAAAGGAAGAGTTTCCAGAGTTGGAGCTTGTGTTTTGAACCTACAGGATTCTTCTCTCTGTAAAGCCTGTGCAGTTATAGGAAcgtgagaaagagaagaaagtccTGTGACAGAGCCACAGAGAGTCGGGAGCCGTGAGGAAACAGTTGGAATCTTGTGCTAATGTAGACGCGAATTCTGTTGAAAGAGGACATGCCTGTAAGGGGGTGTCGTGCTTACTAGATAGTTAGCGCGTTAACAGTGTGAGCCGTGCATGGTAGTACACCATGCCTGCCCTAAGGGTTGTCTGAGTtcatgatttcttcctttcctagtTTTGAGTTTTTGTCACCTCACTCATTGAggttaatgtttttatgtttggTGTTGGTTTTGAACATGAGCCTACAAAATGTTACTCTATTGAAAATTCTCCGGTTTTGAATTACAGGCGCAGGGACAGAGCCCATCGAGAGATCAAGAATATTTTCTACAAGGCCATCCAGAAGCGTAGGCTGTCCAAAGAACCAGCTGAGGACATTCTCCAAACTTTACTAGATTCTACATACAAGTAAGAACTGTCAGATCACACGCTAAACTGAAGCAAGAACctctatattaaaatgtaaatctcTGATATGTCCAGTCAAAACGTAAAGGCAGTGCAGCAATAAATTGGTACTTGTAAATTGTTGCGGCAAACAAGCACTGTACCCTGATACTCTGCTGTGACACCAGCAGCTGGCATAGGGAATTGTTTGAATTAAACCAGCAGGAAGTCTTTTGTAATCAATCCTGCTTTCTCTGGTTTGGTCTCTTTCTTGGGAGGAGAGCCGAGGTACCGGTTGGTGTTGGTTAAGAAAAGTGAGAGTTATGTGGTTCGTCCCCAGGGACGGGCGTCCTCTGACAGACGATGAGATCGCAGGGATGCTCATTGGACTGCTGCTGGCCGGGCAGCACACGTCCTCCACCACCAGCGCCTGGATGGGCTTCTTTCTGGCCAGAGATAAACCGCTTCAAGAAAAATGCTTCTTAGAACAGAAAACCGTGTGCGGCGAGAATCTGCCTCCCCTGACTTATGAGCAGGTTTGTTTCTTGGGCGCAGTTTGAGCCTTCTATTCATCCTAGCTTCAGATACGTTTTTTAGGAAGTTTCTGCAAGCTTAGATAAAAGAAAGAGCGAACGCCCCTGCTTCTGTACGGTTGGTCAGGTGGTT
It contains:
- the LOC127678315 gene encoding lanosterol 14-alpha demethylase — its product is MVLLGLLQSGGSVLGQAMEQVTGGNLLSTLLIACAFTLSLVYLFRLAVGHMVQLPAGAKSPPYIYSPIPFLGHAIAFGKSPIEFLENAYEKYGPVFSFTMVGKTFTYLLGSDAAALLFNSKNEDLNAEDVYGRLTTPVFGKGVAYDVPNAVFLEQKKMLKSGLNIAHFKQYVPIIEKEAKEYFESWGESGERNVFEALSELIILTASHCLHGKEIRSQLNEKVAQLYADLDGGFSHAAWLLPGWLPLPSFRRRDRAHREIKNIFYKAIQKRRLSKEPAEDILQTLLDSTYKDGRPLTDDEIAGMLIGLLLAGQHTSSTTSAWMGFFLARDKPLQEKCFLEQKTVCGENLPPLTYEQLKDLNLLDRCIKETLRLRPPIMTMMRMAKTPQTVAGYTIPPGHQVCVSPTVNQRLKDSWVERLDFNPDRYLQDNPASGEKFAYVPFGAGRHRCIGENFAYVQIKTIWSTMLRLYEFDLINGYFPSVNYTTMIHTPENPVIRYKRRSK